In a single window of the Amycolatopsis sp. cg5 genome:
- a CDS encoding 4-(cytidine 5'-diphospho)-2-C-methyl-D-erythritol kinase: MFKSPSVRVSAPAKINLHLGVGNLRPDGRHDLVTVFQALSLTDEVVVSVSADPGVEIRGEGAGTVARGAANRAWQAVLALAEHCGRSTADIDVRLALHKKIPVAGGMAGGNADAAATLVGLAELWKLDLTRAELATVAARLGSDVPFHLFGGHALGTGRADELMGVDIPHQFHWVVALDHGGLSTPLVFEELELLRARAQPPRVGHYPPLLDALSSGDPGQLALLLGNDLQAAALSIRPRLGRTLEAGLSAGALGGLISGSGPTCVFLCQDHAHALRVGRRLSGYEGCRAVKVACGPVLGARVVDRQGEFA, from the coding sequence ATGTTCAAGTCTCCGTCGGTCAGGGTCTCGGCTCCCGCGAAGATCAATCTTCATCTCGGCGTCGGCAACCTGCGGCCGGACGGCCGCCATGACCTGGTCACTGTGTTTCAAGCTCTTTCCTTGACCGATGAAGTCGTCGTCAGCGTCTCGGCCGACCCCGGGGTCGAAATACGAGGCGAGGGCGCAGGGACGGTAGCGAGAGGAGCGGCCAATCGTGCCTGGCAAGCCGTGCTGGCGCTAGCTGAGCACTGTGGACGATCCACAGCCGACATTGATGTCCGTCTCGCTTTGCACAAGAAGATTCCTGTCGCCGGCGGTATGGCGGGTGGAAATGCCGACGCGGCGGCAACCCTGGTGGGACTGGCCGAGTTGTGGAAGCTCGACCTGACCCGCGCGGAACTGGCCACCGTGGCAGCCCGCTTGGGGAGTGACGTGCCGTTCCATCTATTCGGGGGACATGCGCTCGGGACCGGGCGTGCCGACGAGTTGATGGGCGTCGACATCCCGCACCAGTTCCATTGGGTGGTCGCGCTCGACCATGGAGGGCTGTCGACGCCGTTGGTGTTCGAAGAGCTCGAACTCCTCCGTGCGAGAGCACAGCCGCCGCGGGTCGGCCACTATCCGCCCCTTCTCGATGCTCTGTCGTCAGGAGACCCCGGACAGTTGGCTCTTTTACTGGGGAATGACCTGCAGGCGGCCGCACTTTCGATCCGGCCGAGGCTTGGTCGTACCCTGGAAGCCGGACTCTCAGCAGGCGCGCTGGGAGGCTTGATTTCCGGTTCTGGTCCCACCTGTGTATTTCTCTGCCAGGACCATGCGCACGCACTGCGAGTGGGAAGACGGCTTTCCGGGTACGAGGGCTGCCGTGCTGTCAAAGTCGCTTGTGGACCTGTGCTCGGCGCCCGGGTAGTCGATCGTCAAGGTGAGTTCGCCTGA
- a CDS encoding radical SAM protein — protein MSSAVHIEIKPSKERVLSRALELVAGDPALQERLLRLTGFSRGVRTAEVFVTDACNLRCKGCWFFAHGMDTDSVEIRDLDTIREFARGLRTSGVTHTLLLGGEPALVPDRLRVFAETLPYVTVVTNGTRPVPRDGLENVNVAVSLWGGGPIDDQLRGHRPNGGEVKGLFQCGLDAYKDDPRAVWIYTISEFGIPYMEDTVAAIAENGNQVNFGFYSDYGTDPEARISESRRAIDEMIRIQEKYPDVVIGHPYYFETLVTGSSHWADFGYQTCPSISVDHPAHADRLADGHPVLRGFNTYRTDHTVQFCCTSGDCNGCRDSQAVWTWLLVNMHRFLRDASQLELWVTLAENFYRQFYWSAYHPTKVDGARHPA, from the coding sequence ATGTCATCAGCGGTGCACATCGAAATCAAACCGAGCAAGGAACGGGTGCTGTCACGAGCGCTCGAACTGGTGGCAGGCGACCCGGCGTTGCAAGAGCGGCTGCTCCGCCTGACCGGCTTTTCCCGTGGAGTCCGGACCGCCGAAGTGTTCGTCACGGATGCCTGCAACCTCCGCTGCAAAGGATGCTGGTTCTTCGCCCACGGAATGGACACGGACAGTGTCGAGATCCGGGACCTCGACACCATTCGCGAATTCGCCCGCGGTTTGCGGACCTCCGGAGTCACGCACACTCTGCTGCTGGGCGGCGAACCCGCTCTCGTTCCGGACCGGCTCCGGGTGTTCGCGGAAACGCTGCCTTACGTCACCGTGGTGACCAATGGGACCCGTCCGGTACCTCGCGACGGACTTGAGAACGTCAATGTCGCGGTGTCATTGTGGGGTGGTGGGCCGATCGATGACCAACTGCGCGGGCACCGGCCGAACGGGGGCGAGGTGAAGGGCTTGTTCCAGTGCGGGCTCGACGCCTACAAGGACGATCCACGTGCCGTCTGGATCTACACGATCAGCGAATTCGGCATCCCGTACATGGAGGACACCGTCGCGGCGATCGCCGAAAACGGGAACCAGGTCAACTTCGGCTTCTACAGTGACTACGGTACCGACCCCGAGGCCAGAATCAGTGAAAGCCGCCGCGCGATCGACGAAATGATCCGGATCCAGGAAAAGTACCCCGACGTGGTCATTGGCCACCCGTACTACTTCGAAACCCTGGTCACGGGCAGCTCGCACTGGGCAGATTTCGGCTATCAAACGTGCCCGAGCATCAGTGTCGACCATCCGGCGCACGCCGACCGCCTCGCCGACGGTCATCCGGTTCTCCGTGGCTTCAACACCTACCGGACCGACCACACGGTGCAGTTCTGCTGCACCTCGGGGGACTGTAACGGGTGCCGGGACAGTCAGGCCGTCTGGACATGGTTGCTGGTCAACATGCACCGATTTCTCCGGGACGCCAGTCAGTTGGAACTGTGGGTCACACTTGCCGAGAACTTCTATCGTCAGTTCTACTGGTCCGCATACCATCCGACCAAAGTGGACGGTGCGAGGCACCCGGCATGA
- a CDS encoding zinc-binding dehydrogenase: protein MRAAILRGPLDVVVDHVPDAGVQAPDDAVVRVVAAAICGTDLRGYCGQPGPVQGPRCGHEFVGVVEEIGANVRNVRVGNLVVAPFVFADGTCAPCRSEMFGGCRNGGMFGVAGDGGQAEAVRVPFADATLVTVPMDERDERLPAVLALADVMSTGQHGIIAAGTVPGSTVAVIGDGAVGLCAVLAARRAGAAQILFVGHHAARASMATGFGATEVLDGNDALTERVLDRTGGLGVDVVVDCVGEQDSMSTAFVLCRDGGTVSIVGGPHGELNLMTRFLRNVTVTGGLAPARRYQPELLADVLSGALDPSPIFDLEVSLAQVDDGYQAMRARTAVKVLVRP, encoded by the coding sequence GTGAGAGCGGCCATTCTCCGTGGTCCACTGGACGTCGTGGTCGACCACGTGCCTGACGCAGGTGTACAGGCACCAGACGACGCCGTCGTCCGCGTGGTCGCCGCGGCGATCTGCGGCACCGATCTCCGCGGCTACTGTGGCCAACCGGGGCCGGTGCAAGGTCCGCGGTGCGGGCACGAGTTCGTCGGCGTCGTCGAAGAGATCGGTGCGAACGTACGGAACGTCCGCGTCGGCAACCTCGTGGTCGCGCCGTTCGTCTTCGCCGACGGAACCTGCGCGCCGTGCCGATCCGAGATGTTCGGGGGCTGCCGCAACGGTGGCATGTTCGGTGTGGCCGGCGATGGTGGCCAGGCCGAAGCCGTCCGTGTCCCGTTCGCCGACGCCACACTGGTCACCGTGCCGATGGACGAGCGCGACGAACGGCTTCCGGCTGTGCTCGCGCTGGCCGACGTGATGTCGACCGGGCAGCACGGGATCATCGCGGCGGGCACCGTGCCCGGTTCGACGGTCGCGGTTATCGGTGACGGCGCCGTCGGACTGTGCGCGGTGCTGGCCGCGCGGCGCGCCGGAGCCGCTCAGATCCTGTTCGTCGGCCACCACGCGGCACGAGCGTCCATGGCGACCGGGTTCGGCGCCACCGAGGTGCTCGACGGCAACGACGCACTGACCGAACGGGTGCTCGATCGTACCGGCGGTTTGGGTGTCGATGTCGTGGTGGACTGCGTTGGCGAACAGGATTCGATGTCAACGGCCTTCGTCTTGTGCCGCGACGGCGGCACGGTGAGCATTGTCGGTGGACCGCACGGCGAGCTGAACCTGATGACCAGGTTCCTGCGCAACGTGACCGTCACCGGCGGGTTGGCTCCGGCACGCCGGTATCAACCCGAGCTGCTGGCGGACGTGCTGAGCGGCGCGCTCGACCCGTCGCCGATCTTCGATCTCGAGGTCTCGCTCGCCCAAGTCGACGACGGTTATCAAGCCATGCGAGCGCGGACGGCGGTCAAGGTGCTGGTGCGGCCATGA
- a CDS encoding class I adenylate-forming enzyme family protein, translated as MSGYPEPGEISLVEAIWGPNLALAVDDDRVAVIADISDGGQVWTRGTLAREILRLAHHFRSRGLGTGEVIALIAENSPYYIAAFHAVLAVGAAVLPLDPRSVPEDWLTSLRNTDAAAAVLDHAAWKRLANTGQDSYDVIVLTDDQLPSHPRALRVGELVLPAVPPPFAPGDGSRTAVLCRSSGTLGKPKTVAITHHNLTANLAQIEAAHSLDSEDVVLGITPLGHIYGMQMVMNHALRRASPIVLGPTRYSPDRTAESIVDHRVTIAYLVPSAIAELTTIPPPRHHLRAVASGGAPLGEATAAAFEASWRTRVVQGYGMTEAGCISFMSDGVDCPPGTVGVPLPGTEIRLIDPVTGAEVAEGTPGELWIRGPQVIPEVTGWLRTGDLVTRTDGGALRIVGRLKNIIKYKGHQVAPAALEEILRSHPRVKDAVVLGEPDPAAGEVPKAYVVAEGPVPDDELMAYVAERVAPHQRIRLVERLDRMPRNAAGKVDIRALRGLG; from the coding sequence ATGAGCGGTTACCCGGAACCTGGTGAAATCAGTCTGGTCGAAGCGATCTGGGGACCGAACCTGGCGCTAGCCGTCGACGACGACCGCGTCGCGGTGATCGCTGACATCTCGGACGGCGGGCAGGTGTGGACGCGGGGAACGCTCGCGCGCGAGATCCTGCGGCTGGCACACCACTTCCGATCCCGAGGGCTTGGCACAGGCGAAGTCATCGCGCTGATCGCGGAAAACAGCCCTTACTACATCGCGGCTTTTCACGCGGTGCTCGCCGTCGGGGCCGCGGTACTTCCCCTCGATCCCAGAAGCGTGCCCGAGGACTGGCTGACGTCTCTTCGTAATACCGACGCGGCGGCCGCGGTACTGGACCACGCCGCGTGGAAACGGCTCGCGAACACCGGCCAAGACTCGTACGACGTCATCGTGCTCACGGACGACCAGCTGCCAAGCCACCCGAGGGCCCTGCGGGTGGGCGAACTCGTGCTCCCGGCGGTGCCGCCCCCCTTCGCGCCGGGCGACGGTAGCCGGACGGCGGTGCTCTGCCGTTCCTCCGGCACACTCGGCAAGCCGAAAACCGTGGCGATCACCCACCACAACCTGACGGCCAATCTGGCGCAGATCGAGGCTGCACACAGTCTCGACAGCGAAGACGTCGTGCTCGGGATCACCCCGCTCGGCCACATCTACGGCATGCAGATGGTGATGAACCACGCGCTACGCCGCGCGTCGCCTATCGTGCTGGGGCCGACCCGGTACTCCCCCGACCGCACGGCCGAGTCCATTGTCGACCATCGCGTCACCATCGCTTACCTCGTGCCCAGTGCCATCGCCGAGCTCACGACCATCCCACCGCCCCGCCATCATCTTCGCGCCGTCGCGTCGGGCGGGGCGCCTCTGGGAGAGGCGACCGCCGCCGCGTTCGAAGCGAGCTGGCGCACACGGGTGGTGCAGGGCTATGGCATGACCGAGGCGGGCTGCATCAGCTTCATGTCCGATGGGGTCGACTGTCCTCCCGGCACGGTCGGCGTCCCGCTGCCAGGCACCGAGATCCGGCTGATCGACCCGGTTACCGGCGCGGAGGTGGCCGAAGGGACACCAGGCGAACTGTGGATCCGCGGCCCCCAGGTGATCCCCGAGGTGACCGGCTGGCTGAGGACCGGCGACCTCGTCACCCGTACCGATGGCGGTGCGCTCAGAATCGTCGGCAGGCTGAAGAACATCATCAAGTACAAAGGACATCAGGTCGCGCCCGCTGCCTTGGAGGAGATCCTCCGTTCACACCCGCGGGTGAAAGACGCGGTGGTGCTCGGCGAGCCCGATCCGGCCGCGGGAGAGGTGCCGAAGGCCTACGTCGTCGCCGAAGGCCCGGTACCCGACGACGAGCTGATGGCCTACGTCGCCGAGCGCGTCGCACCGCACCAGCGGATCAGGCTGGTCGAGCGACTTGACCGGATGCCACGCAACGCCGCGGGGAAGGTCGACATTCGAGCATTGCGAGGTCTGGGGTGA
- a CDS encoding O-methyltransferase yields MTLTEAKRIVVTPAIESYLERQVEPPSKAQQRLIERTHALGGVAEMQIPHEQGVLLTLLTRIANASTVVEVGTFTGYSTLAFALGVSDGGVVHTYDISEQWLEIATEAWEEAGVGDMIKQHIGPAATELAQLPDDEFVDIVFLDADKVGYIGYWDLLVPRVRPGGLLLADNVLYAGEAADPDRQGNAAAIDLFNHHVRADERVESVLLPIADGLTIARKK; encoded by the coding sequence ATGACTCTCACCGAGGCGAAGAGGATCGTGGTCACCCCCGCCATTGAGTCCTACCTCGAACGACAGGTGGAACCACCTTCCAAGGCACAGCAAAGGCTCATCGAACGCACACACGCACTAGGCGGCGTCGCCGAGATGCAGATTCCGCACGAGCAGGGTGTCCTGCTGACGTTGCTCACCCGGATCGCGAACGCCAGCACGGTGGTCGAGGTCGGCACGTTCACCGGCTACTCCACACTCGCGTTCGCACTCGGCGTCTCGGACGGCGGGGTGGTGCACACCTACGACATCTCCGAGCAGTGGCTGGAGATCGCCACCGAGGCGTGGGAGGAAGCAGGGGTGGGCGACATGATCAAGCAGCACATCGGGCCCGCCGCCACGGAACTCGCGCAGTTGCCGGACGACGAGTTCGTCGACATCGTGTTCCTCGACGCGGACAAGGTCGGCTACATCGGCTACTGGGATCTGCTGGTGCCACGTGTCCGCCCCGGCGGGCTGCTGCTGGCCGACAACGTGCTCTACGCGGGCGAGGCCGCCGATCCCGATCGCCAGGGCAACGCGGCGGCGATCGATTTGTTCAATCACCACGTCCGCGCCGACGAACGAGTGGAATCGGTGCTGCTCCCCATCGCCGACGGCCTGACCATAGCGAGGAAGAAGTGA
- a CDS encoding cytochrome P450, producing the protein MSSPHTRYRRAALLESQARLALDSVRGDPCASLLRLKPSRDGHRHYDAIRRRSELVASRRGLLFTASHPTARQVLRSDAFGARLAGSPKRPAQGERQSVHPLDDAFLRMDPPHHTELRAQAGPPFARNRLTEIDGYLGEVIEHCLDRFPAGEPIDLIARFAETIPLWTTCRILGLPVEDAPRFASWARLFARLLDGPRSVRDCRLSDAAVAEMSDYFRARIEAPHPSRAALIDDLARRCPVDLDVKDAIATCEMLLLGGFATTVNLMGNTLHTLLRDPGLRPSSGDYLPIVEESLRFDSPVQYTVRVAKVDTEVAGQLITARTPVVVLLAAANRDPDVFAHPDVFTPGRANARSHLAFGAGIHFCLGSALSLHEVTVAVRRLFDRYPDLVLAGKPQRLRSRVLRGFSRLPVIAR; encoded by the coding sequence ATGAGTTCTCCGCACACCCGCTACCGCAGGGCCGCGCTGCTCGAATCTCAAGCCCGTCTCGCGTTGGATTCGGTACGTGGCGACCCTTGCGCCTCGCTACTGAGGCTGAAGCCCAGCAGGGATGGCCATCGCCACTACGATGCGATCCGCCGAAGAAGCGAACTCGTCGCAAGCCGCCGGGGCCTGCTGTTCACCGCGTCGCACCCCACCGCGCGGCAGGTTCTGCGCAGCGACGCTTTCGGAGCCAGGCTCGCCGGGTCACCGAAACGACCAGCGCAGGGCGAGCGTCAGTCCGTGCATCCACTCGATGACGCCTTCCTCAGAATGGATCCGCCGCACCACACCGAGTTGCGCGCCCAGGCAGGCCCCCCTTTCGCGAGGAACCGGCTGACCGAGATAGACGGCTACCTTGGCGAAGTGATCGAACACTGCCTTGACCGGTTTCCCGCCGGGGAACCGATCGACCTCATCGCGCGGTTCGCCGAAACCATCCCGTTGTGGACGACCTGCCGCATACTGGGCCTCCCGGTCGAAGACGCTCCCCGCTTCGCGAGTTGGGCGCGGCTCTTTGCCCGCCTGCTGGACGGGCCACGTTCGGTCCGGGACTGTCGGCTCTCCGACGCCGCGGTGGCCGAGATGTCCGACTACTTCCGAGCTCGGATCGAGGCCCCCCACCCGAGCCGTGCGGCGCTGATCGACGACCTGGCCCGCCGTTGCCCGGTCGACCTCGACGTCAAGGACGCCATCGCCACCTGCGAGATGCTGCTGCTGGGTGGCTTCGCCACGACCGTCAACCTCATGGGCAACACCCTGCACACGTTGCTACGCGATCCCGGTCTGCGCCCGTCGAGCGGCGACTACCTTCCCATCGTCGAGGAATCGCTGCGGTTCGACTCTCCCGTGCAATACACGGTTCGGGTCGCGAAGGTCGACACAGAAGTGGCCGGGCAGCTGATCACGGCCCGAACGCCCGTGGTTGTTCTCCTTGCGGCAGCCAACCGTGACCCTGACGTCTTCGCGCACCCGGACGTGTTCACACCGGGCCGCGCGAACGCGCGTAGCCATCTCGCGTTCGGCGCCGGTATCCATTTCTGCCTGGGATCCGCCCTTTCGCTTCACGAGGTGACAGTCGCGGTGCGCAGGTTGTTCGACCGGTATCCGGACCTTGTTCTCGCCGGCAAGCCACAACGGCTTCGATCCCGTGTGCTCAGGGGGTTTTCGCGGCTACCCGTCATAGCCCGGTGA
- a CDS encoding alpha/beta fold hydrolase, with the protein MTRNITVPYSPVSRMAGNGGGLARLAAALRVPLWHEAQAFRQRLAIERHPLWRTPPLDMAGLPVLLVGGMGSTPMLLSSLQQLLQRLNCRVRVAPVRFGIGCGEATAQAVEDSLTGLVEYTSAPAVVIAHSRGGQFARAVAARRPELLRGLITLGSPLTRMLAVHPLLWVHVTALGAAGAIGVPGLLRPGCLWGTCCAPLRADLTGPFPDAVPFLSIYSRRDRIVDWRSCLDPAARHHEIVTSHGGLIWDPVSLTAIVEELGTLGSTTRITTGDSPKRSDLAA; encoded by the coding sequence ATGACGCGGAACATCACAGTGCCGTACTCACCAGTGAGCCGCATGGCGGGAAACGGAGGGGGGCTGGCCCGGCTGGCGGCAGCGTTACGGGTCCCGTTGTGGCACGAGGCACAGGCTTTCCGGCAGCGCCTCGCGATCGAACGGCATCCGCTGTGGCGTACACCGCCGTTGGACATGGCTGGCCTGCCGGTGCTGCTGGTCGGCGGCATGGGCAGCACCCCTATGCTGTTGTCCTCACTACAGCAGCTGCTGCAACGGCTCAACTGCCGTGTGCGGGTGGCTCCAGTCCGGTTCGGCATCGGATGCGGCGAAGCCACCGCCCAGGCTGTCGAGGACTCACTGACGGGCTTGGTCGAGTACACCTCGGCGCCGGCGGTGGTGATCGCGCACAGCCGTGGCGGGCAGTTCGCCCGCGCCGTCGCCGCCCGCCGCCCCGAACTGCTACGCGGCCTGATCACACTGGGCTCCCCGCTGACCCGGATGCTCGCGGTGCATCCACTGCTGTGGGTTCACGTCACCGCGCTGGGGGCCGCCGGAGCGATCGGTGTGCCGGGCTTGCTGCGCCCCGGCTGTCTCTGGGGCACCTGCTGCGCACCATTGCGAGCCGACCTCACCGGCCCATTCCCCGACGCGGTGCCGTTCCTGTCGATCTACTCCCGCAGAGATCGCATCGTCGACTGGCGCAGCTGCCTCGATCCCGCAGCTCGCCACCACGAGATCGTCACCAGCCACGGTGGCCTGATCTGGGACCCGGTCAGCTTGACCGCCATCGTCGAGGAACTCGGCACCCTCGGCAGCACCACGCGGATCACCACCGGCGACTCGCCCAAGCGCAGCGACCTCGCAGCGTAG
- a CDS encoding NAD(P)/FAD-dependent oxidoreductase translates to MSGFEEYDAIVVGAGAIGLSAAKALTRRKMRTLVLEAGQLFHEHGSSGGTVRHFRLQYSQEDLSVLAMQGLREWSHLEVESGRRLLHPVGSLWFGDTEAETNEGQISSTARVMDNLGIPYEWLRARDLQNRFGFTDLPRHYEGFLQPDGAIVDVKATLFALYGLSVRAGARVVPGSRVHSLTPARGKIRVEAASGNYLAETVVLAAGAGTNSLLSPLGAAMDYRVFEMANIQFAPAGRAPALPFWSAFQQPTSADASLFHGFGPLPWARTNECRIAPDFEIDELEPSATPALVPRAKDVSRAENWVRRHMPMLRPEPLHASTCQAVLPRDLDRQFYLSLVDSPALDGARLAVFAAGWGFKFVPTFGQVLADWAGTGSTDVAVARLSMAPAVS, encoded by the coding sequence ATGAGCGGGTTCGAGGAGTATGACGCCATTGTGGTCGGGGCAGGAGCGATCGGGCTCAGCGCGGCGAAAGCGCTTACGCGACGGAAGATGCGGACCTTGGTGCTCGAGGCGGGGCAACTGTTCCATGAGCACGGCAGTTCCGGTGGAACGGTGCGGCACTTCCGGCTGCAGTACTCGCAGGAGGATCTCAGCGTGCTCGCCATGCAAGGACTGCGGGAATGGAGCCACTTGGAGGTCGAGTCCGGACGCCGCCTGCTGCATCCGGTGGGCAGTCTCTGGTTCGGCGACACCGAGGCGGAGACGAACGAAGGTCAGATCTCGTCCACGGCCCGGGTCATGGACAACCTCGGCATCCCATATGAGTGGCTGCGTGCCCGGGACCTGCAGAACCGCTTCGGGTTCACCGACCTGCCGAGGCACTACGAAGGTTTCCTTCAGCCCGACGGTGCCATCGTTGATGTGAAGGCCACCCTGTTCGCGCTTTATGGGCTGTCGGTGCGGGCCGGCGCGCGAGTGGTGCCCGGATCGAGGGTCCACTCGCTCACACCGGCCCGTGGAAAGATCCGGGTCGAGGCCGCTTCTGGGAACTACCTGGCGGAAACCGTCGTACTCGCCGCCGGCGCGGGCACCAACTCTCTGCTGTCTCCGCTCGGGGCGGCCATGGACTACCGGGTGTTCGAGATGGCGAACATCCAGTTCGCTCCGGCAGGCCGGGCACCAGCCTTGCCGTTCTGGTCCGCCTTCCAGCAGCCGACCAGCGCCGACGCCAGCCTCTTCCACGGTTTCGGCCCCTTGCCGTGGGCTAGGACGAACGAGTGCCGGATCGCCCCCGACTTCGAGATCGACGAGCTCGAACCGTCCGCGACGCCTGCCCTCGTTCCCCGGGCGAAGGACGTGTCACGGGCCGAGAACTGGGTGCGGCGGCACATGCCCATGCTCCGCCCGGAACCCTTGCATGCGAGCACCTGCCAGGCGGTGCTGCCGAGGGACCTGGACCGGCAGTTCTACCTGAGCCTGGTGGATTCCCCTGCGCTCGACGGCGCGCGGCTGGCGGTGTTCGCGGCCGGGTGGGGGTTCAAGTTCGTACCGACCTTCGGGCAGGTCCTGGCGGACTGGGCGGGCACGGGCAGCACGGACGTCGCTGTCGCGAGGTTGTCGATGGCCCCCGCCGTCAGCTGA
- a CDS encoding SDR family NAD(P)-dependent oxidoreductase, translated as MTRQSVLVTGGGKGLGRAFADALADSGADVLITGRDEVALRETAQAAAERGARIDWAVASTLSEHAMRAAVSRFGGVDALVCNAAVPGPLGSTWQVDHAQWWRAIEVAVRGTELAIRATLPGMLENSRGRIIAVVSTAGRRRWPDASAYSTAKAGQIKLIENIAGELRGTGVVAVNFDPGLVDIGITARHLDRGEVGDEGADRILGWISAERAAGRFTPVDRATGELVRLVTGAADDLNGHYVTCEG; from the coding sequence GTGACCCGCCAGTCGGTGCTGGTCACCGGCGGCGGCAAGGGACTCGGCCGGGCGTTCGCGGACGCATTGGCCGATTCCGGCGCCGACGTGCTGATCACCGGCCGGGACGAGGTCGCACTGCGCGAAACCGCTCAGGCCGCGGCCGAACGGGGCGCCCGGATCGATTGGGCGGTGGCCAGCACGCTGTCCGAGCACGCCATGCGCGCGGCGGTGAGCCGGTTCGGCGGCGTGGACGCACTGGTGTGCAACGCCGCGGTGCCGGGGCCGCTGGGCTCCACCTGGCAGGTCGATCACGCGCAGTGGTGGCGCGCCATCGAGGTGGCCGTCCGCGGCACCGAACTCGCGATCCGTGCGACGCTGCCGGGCATGCTCGAGAACAGCCGGGGCCGGATCATCGCCGTGGTCAGCACAGCGGGCAGACGGCGCTGGCCGGACGCCAGCGCCTACTCGACGGCCAAGGCCGGGCAGATCAAGCTGATCGAGAACATCGCGGGCGAACTGCGCGGCACCGGTGTGGTCGCGGTCAACTTCGACCCCGGGCTGGTCGACATCGGGATCACCGCGCGTCACCTCGACCGCGGCGAGGTCGGGGACGAGGGCGCCGACCGGATACTCGGCTGGATCAGCGCCGAACGCGCGGCCGGGCGGTTCACTCCGGTGGACCGAGCGACCGGAGAGCTCGTCCGCCTTGTCACCGGCGCCGCCGACGACCTCAACGGACACTACGTCACCTGTGAAGGCTGA
- the dxr gene encoding 1-deoxy-D-xylulose-5-phosphate reductoisomerase — translation MTAQRRILILGSTGSIGRQALDIAKRNPHLFAISGIAARGSDPAALARQALEHSVAAIAITHGSAEPVLHALREEARRRGDGAHIGALPQVFAGLAAVSDLIDAVPADVILNGMAGSQGLEPTLCALRTGATVALANKESLVAGGPLVLAAARPEQLVPVDSEHSAIAQALRSGRKEEVARLVLTASGGPFRGHTRARLSQVTPAEALNHPTWSMGPVVTINSATLMNKGLELIEAQLLFGIRASDIEVVVHPQSVVHSMVTFVDGSTLAQASPPDMRLPIALGMHWPRRVDKAAAACTWNSPTSWTFEPLDDEVFPAVQLARYASAAGGCVPAVYNAANEELVAAFLDGKTSFTSIVDTVADVVTAADQWRSEPRDVQDVLAAELWARTAAAGNLRGV, via the coding sequence ATGACCGCTCAGCGCAGGATCCTGATCCTAGGCTCTACCGGCTCGATCGGCCGTCAAGCTCTTGACATCGCGAAGCGCAACCCACACCTGTTCGCGATCAGCGGTATCGCCGCGCGAGGTTCTGATCCGGCAGCTCTCGCCAGACAGGCGCTCGAACATTCCGTTGCCGCGATCGCCATCACCCATGGTTCCGCCGAACCGGTATTGCATGCCTTACGAGAAGAGGCCAGGCGCCGGGGCGACGGTGCGCACATCGGCGCGCTCCCCCAGGTGTTCGCGGGGCTCGCCGCGGTCAGCGATCTGATCGACGCCGTGCCCGCGGACGTCATCCTCAACGGAATGGCGGGCTCGCAAGGTCTCGAGCCCACGCTGTGCGCGCTCCGCACCGGTGCGACAGTGGCGCTCGCGAACAAGGAGTCTCTGGTCGCCGGCGGACCGCTCGTTCTCGCGGCCGCGAGACCAGAGCAGCTGGTACCGGTCGACTCCGAGCACTCGGCGATCGCCCAGGCATTGCGGTCCGGCCGCAAGGAGGAGGTCGCCCGGCTGGTGCTGACCGCGTCGGGTGGCCCGTTTCGGGGCCACACCCGAGCACGACTGAGCCAGGTCACTCCCGCGGAGGCCCTCAACCACCCGACTTGGTCGATGGGGCCGGTCGTCACCATCAATTCGGCGACGTTGATGAACAAGGGACTGGAACTCATCGAGGCACAGTTATTGTTCGGCATCAGGGCTTCGGACATCGAAGTCGTGGTACATCCCCAATCTGTTGTTCATTCGATGGTCACCTTTGTCGACGGATCCACGTTGGCACAGGCCAGTCCGCCGGATATGCGACTTCCCATCGCGCTGGGAATGCACTGGCCTCGCCGCGTCGACAAGGCCGCAGCAGCGTGCACCTGGAATTCACCGACGTCATGGACATTCGAACCGCTGGACGACGAAGTGTTCCCAGCCGTGCAACTCGCCCGCTATGCGAGTGCCGCGGGTGGTTGCGTTCCAGCGGTGTACAACGCGGCGAACGAGGAGCTGGTGGCGGCGTTCCTCGACGGAAAGACGAGCTTCACGTCGATCGTGGACACTGTCGCCGACGTGGTCACAGCGGCGGATCAGTGGCGTTCCGAGCCGCGCGACGTCCAGGACGTGCTGGCAGCAGAACTATGGGCACGCACTGCGGCGGCAGGAAACCTTCGGGGCGTCTGA